The genomic interval GGTGCGGTGGGCGGACAGACTGATATTAGAGCACTACAGTACAGTagctgtctcttttttttttgtgcttgcTGCGTACAGTATACGGTGCCGTTTATGGGTCAGCAGAAAGTCCggttctctgtgctgctgtaatgcTTTCGGGGAGCCAAATGATTAATTGTGCTCTTGCTTTGAAAGCAGTAAATTTCAGGGCAATTAACTCTGATGAGCCACTGAAGCAAAGTGCTGAGTCTtgtgaaaaagtgaaggggAAAGACATATACCTGTGTTTTACCCCCTGCCCCCACAGGATCGTTTTTACTGTCTTTTGTCTGTTCCTTTCTTCCTTGGGTAAGATATCTAACCACTCATCtgcatgcattttaatgtgtgtttgcatgtgtgttgcaGATGACAGGCTTGTTACTATCCTTCGCCATCATAACTTTctgaaggagctgcaggagaTCGCTGTCGAAGGTGAGTCACAGATCGCACACAGCTATGACAACAAGACAGGTGGCGTAGACGGAAAGCTTGAAtaacagattttaattttaGGTGGCCAAGAGCGAGCTCAGCTGCAAAGTGACGCTGCTACACCTGACCCAGCGACGCAAACTCCTCAGGCTACAGATGACGCTGCTGgtgagtttctctctctttctctttttttttttccagtagcTCTGAGTCATGGAAAACTGTCCTGAACAGAGGGTCAGGCATAGCCACACTTTGCTGCATTGTtatagtgtttatttatttcttatcaCAGTTTGACAACATTTGGTCGGTTCCATTTTGAGGAATACATAATCAACATGTTAAAATGCACCAACTGTCAAAATGATGAATTACTTCCAttatttccccctttttttggCTGTCAGCAAAAACAGGGCTGACAAACAGTGGAGAGGTGCAGAGGTGAATTTAAactgctgatgttttctgtggatGGAATcaggtcacacacactgaagtccTTCCACCTGACAGCAGACCTGGTCAGGCAGACAGGGGACAAGTAGCATAAAAGAACAAGTAAAGTAATGACAACAACTTCTGTTGAATAAGGTGCATTTCTACAAACTCTGACCTATGGTTATGTTCTCTGATGTCCAGGCTTAGAACTGTAAGACTGATAACATGATATTAAAAGAGTCAAGGTATAGTTTTACATCACAGCAaattgtatatatgtatgtctCAAACATCTGAGGTGAAAGGAAGTGGAAAGGTAAACACATGCAGtagaaataatttaaatgaactgaatctTTGTATGTTGTTTGCCTTTGTACAGTATTTAGTTATACAGTGTGACATAACAGTGTGGTATGTAAATAATTAATACATGCATTCGACAATAATACACCATTCTGACCAACTGTATGTGTCCAACGAAGGATGTATTGGAAATGATTTCCATAAATTCTGTCTCATCTCCATCAAACAAAGAACAGATGAAATGGTattaaaagaggagagaaactaTTGACTGAAGCAAATACTGCAGACATGATTCTGTGGATAGATTTTATATCACTGTCACTAAAAACCAAGCCAAACGTGTATAACACAGAGAAATGGTTTAAGAAAACACTTATACTTCTAGTGCTATAATGATACTTTTAAAGTACTTGCAATATAACTATATTATGATGGAATATATTTCAGATGATTTTGTAACTGACATTAATATCAGCTGATCTGATTTTTGAGTCAGATTTTCGTCAGCtaattcacacactgtcagaGAGCTTTACCTGCTAATATAAGTTGGGCTGCAACCAGcaattatttacattattgattAACCTGTTGGACTGCTGTCCAATAACTGTCTAATTATTTGGTCTAAAACCTGTTCCCAGAACCCAAAATGATGTCTTTTAGATTTCTAGCTTTGTCCAGTGAACTTTGCCCTATAAATTCCaagatattcaatttataatgatacaaaacagagaaaagtagcATTTACATTGAAATTAAGAAGCTGGGACCAttaaatatttggcatttttgattgaaaaatgatgcaaaatagttcaattatcaattatcaaaaaAGTTGCCAATTGTTTTCCCATAAATGAACTAACAATAAGAATGAACCTACTGAGAGTTTCAGCTCTAATGTTAGTGCTTGCTgttaaatttttaatttaaaaaatatggatCATAGCATGTTGTGAAGTTTTAGTGAGAAAATGTAAGCATCATATTATCACAATTTATTATTATGAGGTAAAATCTGACATACTGACCCACCACATTaagggaaaacacacaaatctgaCTAGTTATGGCACAAAACGACCCCTGTAATAAACTATAGTGCTTTTGTGTAAGCACCTTCCTTTCACATCACTGGAAAATCAATTTCTTCTAGTAAATTAAATGTCCAGgttccctgttttttttaaatttcttttttagATCGATCCATGTTGGAGGCTTTGGGAGGCCCCGGTGAGAGATCTATCCTCTCccagaagaggaggacaggaaatggggatgaagagggagaaaaagatgagagcCTGAGAGATGGGGAGTCTCAGGAGGACGATGACATTACTGAAGAGATGCAAGTTAAGAGGGGAGATGAAGAGAGCCCTGGAAGTCACGTCTCTGAGTCTGTTCACGAGTGGAGTGAGGGCAAGGCtgagaagagggaggaaggagaagaggaagagggggaatatgaggagaagagagcaaactcagaggagaattcagaggaggagaacatgACCAAGGATAAGAAAGGTAAGTGCATATTTCTGTCTTGTGCAGAGCTAAAAAGATGACAGGGAGTGTGCCTATTCAAATTTAGAGCTTGATATTTTAAGGGTCCAGTcaagtcagatttatttttactcaAGAAATAAAGGACATCCAAGCAAATTAAAAGACTGACTGAAGTTGACCAGAGGCAGATAGCTGCATCTTAAGATAGGcagagtgtaaaaaaaaaaaaactgccttgTAGATGAAACCGCCTGCCACCACAGGACTGGTGATTGATAGAAGTGCTTCCATCTACATGATGAATTCCAGCCCCACTCCCCCTcactcccccacccacccacagcGGAGCAAGGCCAATATGGCTGGCATACTGACAGCACACCAACAGAAATGATTAAATATCTCCATGCCCTAGAATTTAAAtgagctgctctgctctggttACAGCTGGAATCATTCACCATGATCTCGAAAATCATCCTCAGATCAAAACTGCAGTTGAGATTTAGCTTTTTCTGTCTCCAGACATTTTAACAGATTAacagagaaattatttttttccgAGCTAAAATGACAAAGTGCAATGAAATATGCATACCTATTCTATAAGAGGGAACCTCAGCCAAGTCGTCTGATTGCTCCCCCCATGCTGTTAATTCCCATAAAGCACAGCTAGCAGTACTGGGGCCCAAGCTGCCAGCTGGCAAGAAATATTTCATTACAAGAAGTGGAATCTTGCTGATGGCGGGGAGTATTCTGCCGGTTGTCTGGTTGAGGTGTTTcaggaggaaaacagacaaaaaaatagaccccgatttttatttttcatattccCAGGTGCTGCATCTGATGAAAGGAGAgatgcacacagaaacagaccaaAAGAGAAGAAGTttgatgaggaagatgaggaggaagagaaggacaAGAGATCTGCACTCATCTCAcacaaacaggaggaggaggaaggggagacGAAGAGAGGGAGCAATGAGGGCCTCAAGCGATGGACCAAGAGGGCCAAGGGCTTGCAGCTGAGGAAGAAAGCTGGCGaagaggaggtgcagcagctcAGCACTCAGCATGAAGCGCCACACCATTCGAAAGAGGtcacagaggatgaggaggagaagaagaagaggagagataCTCAGAGGAGTCCGGAGGAGAAGGAGCTGCAGATGATCGCCAGAAGGGcaccagaggagaggagggggtcAGAGGAAGAGGGGAGCGCCAGTAGAAAGTCAGAGGTGAGCTTTCCACTTCTTTTATCTTCCAACAATAAAATGGGACTTTGTGAAAAGTGACAGAGGTGACAgagtttaaaggaatagttcaacattctGGAAAATACACTTTCaccttgctgagagttagatgacaGGATggacaccactctcatgtctgcttgtaaaatatgaagctaccaaGCAAACAAgtagcctggttctgtccaaagctAACAAAATCTGCTtaacagcacctctaaagctcacaaattaacatgttatatatTGTTTGTTACCCTGTGTGAAACTGCAAATTGTTTTAATGCTTTGGTTTTTAGACAGATTAAATAAATTAGATCTAAAATTAGTTATTAGCTAGCTTTAGAGAGCTGGTAGGTggactttggacagagccaggctagctgtttctagtctttatgctaaactaaactGAGCTGAGCTAACCTAACCTAACTGTCTCCTGGCGCTAGCTttatatttagcatacagataCATGAGTGGTATCGATGTTCTTATCTAACTATTGATAAGAAAACCAAATTAATGCATTTTCCAAGATGTTAAACTATTCTTTTAGATAATTACTTCATGTGTTATCTTATTTTCTACAGAACAAGGCTAActttttgttgctgtggtgTTAAGATAACGGTTTTGCT from Lates calcarifer isolate ASB-BC8 linkage group LG7_1, TLL_Latcal_v3, whole genome shotgun sequence carries:
- the chga gene encoding chromogranin-A — protein: MIGRGLFVLTIMSNCVLSLPVTPSQLENEDVKVMKCIVEALADVLSRPHPMPVSQECLVILKTDDRLVTILRHHNFLKELQEIAVEGGQERAQLQSDAATPDPATQTPQATDDAADRSMLEALGGPGERSILSQKRRTGNGDEEGEKDESLRDGESQEDDDITEEMQVKRGDEESPGSHVSESVHEWSEGKAEKREEGEEEEGEYEEKRANSEENSEEENMTKDKKGAASDERRDAHRNRPKEKKFDEEDEEEEKDKRSALISHKQEEEEGETKRGSNEGLKRWTKRAKGLQLRKKAGEEEVQQLSTQHEAPHHSKEVTEDEEEKKKRRDTQRSPEEKELQMIARRAPEERRGSEEEGSASRKSEEPEIESLAAIESELENVAQKLHELRRG